One region of Sylvia atricapilla isolate bSylAtr1 chromosome Z, bSylAtr1.pri, whole genome shotgun sequence genomic DNA includes:
- the CZH9orf40 gene encoding uncharacterized protein C9orf40 homolog isoform X1, whose translation MRRRGTRPLGAAGARPLMAKRRAETLMCHVPVKRLLREPALPRAGERRSRAEPGPAGPAAPKRPLEEAEAPPGKRLGPGAPRAQPAAAGGGRRQRGGTAEPRDAAAEEGRAGGRGEERTAAEAKEVSSTFTRPSLLRPMKWMGNSLSTLPEVMLSFRPVQQCSGSFQKFFWCRLRCVRLRFRLTTAPAS comes from the exons ATGCGCCGGCGGGGCACCCGTCCTCTCGGCGCCGCCGGCGCGCGGCCCCTCATGGCCAAGCGGCGCGCGGAGACGCTGATGTGTCACGTGCCCGTGAAGCGGCTGCTGCGCgagccggcgctgccccgcgcGGGCGAGCGGCGCTCCCGGGCGGAGCCGGGCCCCgcgggccccgccgcgcccAAGCGCCCGCTGGAGGAGGCGGAGGCGCCGCCGGGAAAGCGGCTCGGGCCCGGCGCCCCCCGTGCGCAGCCGGCGGCCGCGGGTggcgggcggcggcagcgcggcgggACCGCGGAGCCCCGGGACGCGGCGGCGGAGGAGGGACGCGCGGGCGGCCGCGGCGAAGAGCGGACCGCCGCCGAG GCAAAGGAAGTATCGTCCACCTTTACGCGTCCTTCCCTGCTCCGCCCCATGAAATGGATGGGAAACAGCCTGTCCACCTTACCTGAGGTTATGCTCAGCTTCAGGCCCGTCCAGCAATGCAGTGGAAGctttcagaaatttttctgGTGTCGGCTCCGTTGTGTCAGGTTGAGGTTTAGGCTCACTACGGCGCCGGCTTCCTAA